The following are encoded in a window of Osmia bicornis bicornis chromosome 15, iOsmBic2.1, whole genome shotgun sequence genomic DNA:
- the LOC114877558 gene encoding E3 SUMO-protein ligase PIAS2 isoform X2 — protein MHAWIFPDNMVLSFRVSELQMLLGFAGRNKSGRKNELQARALELLRLRSNPVQLKIRELYKTIQADQLAAHQMYGQTGGSGEPQIDQNMHSRNYYTRQAISQQQQSQSAVSSGKDLPPAHQASLPQAPRANPIYQSTGYTSVTPQQTSTAPYNPYPYPPKVLPSPLQIQPRSQYPVHPDVRFKKLPFFDLLGELLKPSSLMPQGSMRLQENTFMFHLTPQQSTDVSSSRDCRAGSKMDYIVQIQMRFCLQETSCEQEDCFPPSIAVKVNGKLCPLPNPIPTNKPGVEPKRPPRPVNISPLVKLSPTVGNQIHVTWSADYGRRYAIAIYLVRKLSSTELLTRLKNRGVRHSDYTRGLIKEKLNEDADSEIATTSLRVSLACPLGKMRMCTPCRASTCSHLQCFDASLFLQMNERKPTWNCPVCDKPALYDNLVIDGYFQEVLNSKKLLPDVNEIQLLQDGSWENLVLKKEKDKDKSETKVIINSENRKIDVDTVDLDESNLTPPKEKKRAVIIDLISDSDDDDEHATSTQSTKKIATGTSSPKKSQASSISSTSESPELMIIDLE, from the exons ATGCACGCATGGATATTTCCTGAT AATATGGTATTGAGTTTTCGAGTATCTGAACTACAGATGCTTCTCGGTTTTGCTGGTAGAAATAAATCAGGTAGAAAAAACGAATTACAAGCACGTGCATTAGAATTATTAAGGTTGAGATCCAATCCTGTACAACTTAAAATACGTGAATTATATAAAACTATACA AGCTGATCAATTGGCTGCACATCAAATGTATGGTCAGACAGGTGGTTCTGGAGAACCACAAATTGATCAAAACATGCATTCCAGAAATTATTACACTAG aCAAGCAATCAGTCAACAACAACAGTCACAGTCTGCAGTTTCTAGTGGAAAAGATCTACCACCTGCGCATCAAGCATCTCTACCTCAGGCACCTAGAGCTAATCCAATATATCAGTCCACAGGATATACCAGTGTAACACCCCAG CAAACATCCACTGCACCTTATAATCCATATCCATATCCACCAAAAGTTTTACCATCTCCATTACAAATACAACCCAGGAGTCAATACCCTGTTCATCCAGATGTTAGATTCAAGAAACTACCATTCTTTGATTTACTCGGTGAATTGCTGAAGCCATCTAGTCTAATGCCCCAAGGATCTATGAGACTTCAGGAGAACACATTTATGTTTCATTTAACCCCGCAACAATCAACTGATGTATCTAGCTCGAGAGATTGCCGTGCAGGAAGTAAAATGGATTATATTGTTCAG ATACAAATGCGATTTTGTTTACAAGAAACATCTTGTGAACAGGAAGATTGTTTTCCGCCGAGTATTGCTGTAAAAGTTAACGGGAAATTGTGTCCTTTACCT AATCCTATACCTACAAATAAGCCAGGTGTAGAACCAAAGAGGCCACCAAGGCCTGTTAATATTAGTCCTTTAGTTAAATTATCTCCTACTGTAGGAAATCAAATCCATGTCACCTGGTCGGCTGACTATGGAAGACGTTATGCGATTGCGATATATCTAGTTAGAAAGCTTTCAAGCACAGAATTATTGACTAGATTAAAAAATAGAGGTGTTCGACATTCAGATTATACAAGAGGTTTAA TTAAAGAAAAGCTTAACGAAGACGCAGATAGCGAAATAGCGACAACGTCGTTAAGAGTATCGTTAGCTTGTCCGTTAGGAAAGATGCGAATGTGCACACCATGTCGTGCGTCAACATGTTCACATTTACAATGTTTTGATGCTTCGCTGTTCCTTCAAATGAATGAAAGAAAACCTACGTGGAATTGTCCGGTTTGTGATAAACCGGCATTGTACGATAATCTTGTTATCGATGGATATTTCCAAGAGGTATTGAATTCTAAGAAGTTACTCCCGgatgtaaatgaaattcagTTGTTGCAAGATGGTTCGTGGGAGAATTTGGTTttgaagaaggagaaagataAAGACAAAAGTGAAACGAAAGTTATTATAAATTCGGAGAATCGGAAAATTGATGTGGATACAGTGGATCTTG ATGAAAGCAATCTCACACCCccaaaggaaaagaaacgagCTGTTATCATCGATTTAATATCAGATAGCGATGATGATGACGAACATGCTACATCAACACAAAGTACAAAGAAAATAGCTACTGGTACATCTTCACCAAAAAAGTCCCAAGCTAGTTCAATTAGCAGTACAAGCGAATCACCAGAATTGATGATTATTGATTTAGAATAG
- the LOC114877558 gene encoding E3 SUMO-protein ligase PIAS2 isoform X3: MVLSFRVSELQMLLGFAGRNKSGRKNELQARALELLRLRSNPVQLKIRELYKTIQADQLAAHQMYGQTGGSGEPQIDQNMHSRNYYTRQAISQQQQSQSAVSSGKDLPPAHQASLPQAPRANPIYQSTGYTSVTPQQTSTAPYNPYPYPPKVLPSPLQIQPRSQYPVHPDVRFKKLPFFDLLGELLKPSSLMPQGSMRLQENTFMFHLTPQQSTDVSSSRDCRAGSKMDYIVQIQMRFCLQETSCEQEDCFPPSIAVKVNGKLCPLPNPIPTNKPGVEPKRPPRPVNISPLVKLSPTVGNQIHVTWSADYGRRYAIAIYLVRKLSSTELLTRLKNRGVRHSDYTRGLIKEKLNEDADSEIATTSLRVSLACPLGKMRMCTPCRASTCSHLQCFDASLFLQMNERKPTWNCPVCDKPALYDNLVIDGYFQEVLNSKKLLPDVNEIQLLQDGSWENLVLKKEKDKDKSETKVIINSENRKIDVDTVDLDESNLTPPKEKKRAVIIDLISDSDDDDEHATSTQSTKKIATGTSSPKKSQASSISSTSESPELMIIDLE; this comes from the exons ATGGTATTGAGTTTTCGAGTATCTGAACTACAGATGCTTCTCGGTTTTGCTGGTAGAAATAAATCAGGTAGAAAAAACGAATTACAAGCACGTGCATTAGAATTATTAAGGTTGAGATCCAATCCTGTACAACTTAAAATACGTGAATTATATAAAACTATACA AGCTGATCAATTGGCTGCACATCAAATGTATGGTCAGACAGGTGGTTCTGGAGAACCACAAATTGATCAAAACATGCATTCCAGAAATTATTACACTAG aCAAGCAATCAGTCAACAACAACAGTCACAGTCTGCAGTTTCTAGTGGAAAAGATCTACCACCTGCGCATCAAGCATCTCTACCTCAGGCACCTAGAGCTAATCCAATATATCAGTCCACAGGATATACCAGTGTAACACCCCAG CAAACATCCACTGCACCTTATAATCCATATCCATATCCACCAAAAGTTTTACCATCTCCATTACAAATACAACCCAGGAGTCAATACCCTGTTCATCCAGATGTTAGATTCAAGAAACTACCATTCTTTGATTTACTCGGTGAATTGCTGAAGCCATCTAGTCTAATGCCCCAAGGATCTATGAGACTTCAGGAGAACACATTTATGTTTCATTTAACCCCGCAACAATCAACTGATGTATCTAGCTCGAGAGATTGCCGTGCAGGAAGTAAAATGGATTATATTGTTCAG ATACAAATGCGATTTTGTTTACAAGAAACATCTTGTGAACAGGAAGATTGTTTTCCGCCGAGTATTGCTGTAAAAGTTAACGGGAAATTGTGTCCTTTACCT AATCCTATACCTACAAATAAGCCAGGTGTAGAACCAAAGAGGCCACCAAGGCCTGTTAATATTAGTCCTTTAGTTAAATTATCTCCTACTGTAGGAAATCAAATCCATGTCACCTGGTCGGCTGACTATGGAAGACGTTATGCGATTGCGATATATCTAGTTAGAAAGCTTTCAAGCACAGAATTATTGACTAGATTAAAAAATAGAGGTGTTCGACATTCAGATTATACAAGAGGTTTAA TTAAAGAAAAGCTTAACGAAGACGCAGATAGCGAAATAGCGACAACGTCGTTAAGAGTATCGTTAGCTTGTCCGTTAGGAAAGATGCGAATGTGCACACCATGTCGTGCGTCAACATGTTCACATTTACAATGTTTTGATGCTTCGCTGTTCCTTCAAATGAATGAAAGAAAACCTACGTGGAATTGTCCGGTTTGTGATAAACCGGCATTGTACGATAATCTTGTTATCGATGGATATTTCCAAGAGGTATTGAATTCTAAGAAGTTACTCCCGgatgtaaatgaaattcagTTGTTGCAAGATGGTTCGTGGGAGAATTTGGTTttgaagaaggagaaagataAAGACAAAAGTGAAACGAAAGTTATTATAAATTCGGAGAATCGGAAAATTGATGTGGATACAGTGGATCTTG ATGAAAGCAATCTCACACCCccaaaggaaaagaaacgagCTGTTATCATCGATTTAATATCAGATAGCGATGATGATGACGAACATGCTACATCAACACAAAGTACAAAGAAAATAGCTACTGGTACATCTTCACCAAAAAAGTCCCAAGCTAGTTCAATTAGCAGTACAAGCGAATCACCAGAATTGATGATTATTGATTTAGAATAG
- the LOC114877558 gene encoding E3 SUMO-protein ligase PIAS2 isoform X1, with translation MAETKELENMVLSFRVSELQMLLGFAGRNKSGRKNELQARALELLRLRSNPVQLKIRELYKTIQADQLAAHQMYGQTGGSGEPQIDQNMHSRNYYTRQAISQQQQSQSAVSSGKDLPPAHQASLPQAPRANPIYQSTGYTSVTPQQTSTAPYNPYPYPPKVLPSPLQIQPRSQYPVHPDVRFKKLPFFDLLGELLKPSSLMPQGSMRLQENTFMFHLTPQQSTDVSSSRDCRAGSKMDYIVQIQMRFCLQETSCEQEDCFPPSIAVKVNGKLCPLPNPIPTNKPGVEPKRPPRPVNISPLVKLSPTVGNQIHVTWSADYGRRYAIAIYLVRKLSSTELLTRLKNRGVRHSDYTRGLIKEKLNEDADSEIATTSLRVSLACPLGKMRMCTPCRASTCSHLQCFDASLFLQMNERKPTWNCPVCDKPALYDNLVIDGYFQEVLNSKKLLPDVNEIQLLQDGSWENLVLKKEKDKDKSETKVIINSENRKIDVDTVDLDESNLTPPKEKKRAVIIDLISDSDDDDEHATSTQSTKKIATGTSSPKKSQASSISSTSESPELMIIDLE, from the exons ATGGCGGAGACCAAAGAATTAGAG AATATGGTATTGAGTTTTCGAGTATCTGAACTACAGATGCTTCTCGGTTTTGCTGGTAGAAATAAATCAGGTAGAAAAAACGAATTACAAGCACGTGCATTAGAATTATTAAGGTTGAGATCCAATCCTGTACAACTTAAAATACGTGAATTATATAAAACTATACA AGCTGATCAATTGGCTGCACATCAAATGTATGGTCAGACAGGTGGTTCTGGAGAACCACAAATTGATCAAAACATGCATTCCAGAAATTATTACACTAG aCAAGCAATCAGTCAACAACAACAGTCACAGTCTGCAGTTTCTAGTGGAAAAGATCTACCACCTGCGCATCAAGCATCTCTACCTCAGGCACCTAGAGCTAATCCAATATATCAGTCCACAGGATATACCAGTGTAACACCCCAG CAAACATCCACTGCACCTTATAATCCATATCCATATCCACCAAAAGTTTTACCATCTCCATTACAAATACAACCCAGGAGTCAATACCCTGTTCATCCAGATGTTAGATTCAAGAAACTACCATTCTTTGATTTACTCGGTGAATTGCTGAAGCCATCTAGTCTAATGCCCCAAGGATCTATGAGACTTCAGGAGAACACATTTATGTTTCATTTAACCCCGCAACAATCAACTGATGTATCTAGCTCGAGAGATTGCCGTGCAGGAAGTAAAATGGATTATATTGTTCAG ATACAAATGCGATTTTGTTTACAAGAAACATCTTGTGAACAGGAAGATTGTTTTCCGCCGAGTATTGCTGTAAAAGTTAACGGGAAATTGTGTCCTTTACCT AATCCTATACCTACAAATAAGCCAGGTGTAGAACCAAAGAGGCCACCAAGGCCTGTTAATATTAGTCCTTTAGTTAAATTATCTCCTACTGTAGGAAATCAAATCCATGTCACCTGGTCGGCTGACTATGGAAGACGTTATGCGATTGCGATATATCTAGTTAGAAAGCTTTCAAGCACAGAATTATTGACTAGATTAAAAAATAGAGGTGTTCGACATTCAGATTATACAAGAGGTTTAA TTAAAGAAAAGCTTAACGAAGACGCAGATAGCGAAATAGCGACAACGTCGTTAAGAGTATCGTTAGCTTGTCCGTTAGGAAAGATGCGAATGTGCACACCATGTCGTGCGTCAACATGTTCACATTTACAATGTTTTGATGCTTCGCTGTTCCTTCAAATGAATGAAAGAAAACCTACGTGGAATTGTCCGGTTTGTGATAAACCGGCATTGTACGATAATCTTGTTATCGATGGATATTTCCAAGAGGTATTGAATTCTAAGAAGTTACTCCCGgatgtaaatgaaattcagTTGTTGCAAGATGGTTCGTGGGAGAATTTGGTTttgaagaaggagaaagataAAGACAAAAGTGAAACGAAAGTTATTATAAATTCGGAGAATCGGAAAATTGATGTGGATACAGTGGATCTTG ATGAAAGCAATCTCACACCCccaaaggaaaagaaacgagCTGTTATCATCGATTTAATATCAGATAGCGATGATGATGACGAACATGCTACATCAACACAAAGTACAAAGAAAATAGCTACTGGTACATCTTCACCAAAAAAGTCCCAAGCTAGTTCAATTAGCAGTACAAGCGAATCACCAGAATTGATGATTATTGATTTAGAATAG
- the LOC114877557 gene encoding DNA polymerase iota, producing MDSVDFDTIIRHPRTIIHIDVDCFYAQVEMLRHPEFDGKPLGVQQKNLVVTSNYLAREYGIKKCMSVQEALKLCPELTLVNGEDLTNYRHFSDKILEVLHQFTPLVERLGFDDNFLDVTSIVQKYMNSGNESEINMNISMEDEAPVGEVFGPADEECPCGCHTRLIIASKIAAEIRQKVYKELQVTCSAGIAHNKLLAKLVGSLHKPNQQTLIFPCSGPMLLSSIGSVSKIPGVGQKTTQLLMSNNIKTVDDLRKTPLETLEGKIGLDLARKLKDNAEGVDETVVKPTGKKQSIGLEDGFKSVSLVAEVESRLGVLLRRLTELAMEDGRIPVAMRLTVRKHDFNKPSSGKRETRQCALPKHLLPSSKSGIYDHAKMLALAMKLFHRTVDVSKPFHLTLLGVAFTKFEERSSGKNSITSFLRKQVAVQSVLDISSEEGVSDISLGSPMSTNQDSNDGSAMSTTSSPISKPVGANNQSADDDILNEIEPLPKKTRLEVWLSGRRESPSNEMADLRLSPSSPMQLSPKIDAAVLKSLPIDIQREVTRPWPTTSKPKPNNILKYFIANK from the coding sequence ATGGATTCCGTTGATTTTGATACAATTATACGACATCCAAGAACCATCATTCACATAGATGTTGATTGTTTTTATGCTCAAGTGGAGATGTTAAGACATCCAGAATTTGATGGTAAACCTTTGGGAGTACAACAAAAAAATTTGGTAGTAACCAGCAACTATTTGGCACGTGAATATGGcattaaaaaatgtatgtcAGTTCAGGAAGCTTTAAAGTTATGTCCAGAACTAACCTTGGTGAATGGCGAAGACCTAACAAATTATCGTCACTTTTCCGACAAAATATTAGAAGTACTACATCAATTTACTCCGTTAGTTGAGAGATTGGGTTTTGATGACAATTTTCTGGATGTAACATCTATTGtacagaaatatatgaattCTGGAAATGAGTCtgaaataaatatgaatatttctatGGAGGATGAAGCTCCAGTTGGTGAGGTGTTTGGTCCAGCTGATGAAGAATGTCCATGTGGTTGTCATACTAGATTGATCATTGCTTCTAAAATTGCAGCAGAGATAAGGCAAAAGGTTTACAAAGAACTACAAGTCACATGTAGTGCTGGAATAGCACATAATAAGCTCTTAGCAAAATTAGTGGGATCATTACATAAACCAAACCAGCAGACATTAATATTTCCATGCAGTGGACCTATGTTATTGTCCTCCATAGGATCCGTGTCCAAAATACCCGGCGTTGGCCAAAAAACTACTCAGCTATTAATGTCTAATAACATAAAAACGGTAGATGATTTGCGCAAAACGCCTTTAGAAACTTTAGAGGGAAAAATTGGCCTTGATTTGGCTAGAAAACTAAAAGATAACGCCGAAGGCGTTGACGAGACTGTTGTAAAACCAACGGGAAAGAAACAGTCTATAGGGTTGGAGGATGGTTTCAAGAGCGTTTCTTTAGTAGCCGAAGTGGAATCGCGATTAGGAGTGCTTCTAAGAAGATTAACAGAGTTAGCCATGGAAGATGGAAGAATCCCAGTTGCTATGAGACTAACAGTCAGAAAGCACGATTTCAATAAGCCATCTTCTGGTAAAAGAGAAACTCGACAATGTGCTTTACCGAAACATCTACTGCCATCTTCGAAATCTGGTATTTACGACCACGCTAAAATGTTGGCACTAGCAATGAAACTCTTCCATCGCACGGTCGATGTCTCTAAGCCATTCCATTTGACTCTTTTGGGAGTTGCTTTCACAAAGTTTGAGGAAAGATCTTCTGGGAAGAATAGTATTACGTCTTTTCTACGAAAACAAGTGGCCGTTCAATCCGTCTTAGACATAAGTTCAGAAGAAGGTGTATCCGATATTAGTCTTGGATCACCGATGAGTACAAATCAAGATAGTAACGATGGTTCTGCAATGAGTACCACCTCGTCTCCAATTTCAAAACCTGTAGGTGCTAATAATCAGAGTGCAGATGACGATATATTGAACGAAATCGAACCTCTGCCGAAGAAGACCAGGTTGGAAGTATGGTTAAGTGGACGCAGAGAATCTCCGAGCAACGAAATGGCGGACCTTAGACTGAGCCCTTCATCGCCCATGCAGTTGTCGCCGAAAATCGACGCAGCGGTTCTTAAATCCTTACCCATTGATATACAAAGAGAAGTTACACGTCCATGGCCGACGACTAGTAAACCAAAACCGAATAATATATTGAAATACTTCATAGCCAATAAGTGA
- the LOC123988529 gene encoding chymotrypsin-2-like has translation MFLYFYIFATVAILKASAAAINEGPKIVGGSKAEDGQYPHQASLRYKNRHFCGGSVLNKRWILSAAHCLSSFNDTAITVVLGTNTLDKGGDMYQSEKVIPHPKYSSALIRNDIGLIKLDKDIVFGDKVKPIGLPNENFSKIDYPAVLSGWGTTSYPGQTPNDLYHIELSVIDQKQCLNASFRITDDNICTLNKRGEGACHGDSGGPLVADNEQIGVVSWGIPCARGRPDVFTRVYSYIDWIKEYTENEN, from the exons ATGTTcctgtatttttatatattcgcCACTGTGGCAATACTTAAAGCGTCAG CGGCAGCGATAAATGAAGGTCCAAAAATCGTGGGTGGTTCCAAAGCAGAGGATGGACAATACCCACACCAAGCTTCGCTTCGATACAAAAATCGTCATTTTTGTGGAGGATCGGTATTGAATAAAAGATGGATATTGAGCGCTGCTCATTGCTTATCAAG TTTTAATGACACGGCTATAACAGTGGTGTTGGGCACAAACACCCTGGACAAAGGTGGCGACATGTACCAGTCCGAAAAAGTAATACCTCATCCGAAATACAGTTCAGCATTGATCAGAAACGATATCGGATtgattaaattagataaggaCATTGTTTTCGGAGATAAGGTAAAACCAATCGGTTTACCAAACGAGAACTTCAGCAAGATCGATTACCCTGCTGTATTATCTGGTTGGGGGACCACCAGT TATCCCGGTCAAACGCCAAACGATCTGTATCACATCGAACTGAGTGTGATCGATCAAAAACAATGTTTAAACGCCAGCTTTCGTATCACCGACGACAATATCTGCACACTTAACAAGAGGGGTGAAGGCGCTTGTCAC GGTGATTCCGGTGGCCCTTTGGTTGCTGATAACGAACAAATTGGAGTGGTGTCCTGGGGAATACCCTGTGCAAGAGGTCGTCCAGATGTCTTCACTCGTGTCTATAGTTACATTGATTGGATAAAAGAGTAtactgaaaatgaaaattaa